The segment CGGTCGGACGGCGGTGTGGGTCAGACGCTGACCTGGACCTGGGACGGCATGGTCGAGAAGGTCACCGGTTTCGGTGAGGGCTCGGGCGCCTGGACGGGTACGGGCGGCAAGTGTCTCGACCTGGCCGGCGGGCTGGTGCTCGCCGGTACGGCGGTCCAGCTCTACACCTGCAATGGCAGCAAGGCGCAGAAGTTCCGCATCGACGCGACCGTCGCGGACCCGACCGTGGGTGCGCTGAAGGTCCTGGGCAAGTGTGTCGTCCCCGGCGCCGACGGCATCGCTGCGGTGATCGCGGACTGCACCGGCACCGCCGCCCAGCAGTGGACCACGGTCGCGGCGGGCAAGAAGCTCAAGCACGTCGCCACCGGCAAGTGTCTGACCGCACCGAACGCCACCGTCGGCACCGATCTCCAGCTCACGGCCTGCGACACCACGGCCAGTGAGGGACAGTCCTGGAAGCCGGCCGACGAGACCCGCTACATCTACGGGCCCGGCGGCGAACGACTGATGTCGATCACCGCGGGGGAGACCACGCTCTTCCTCGGTGACACCACCGTCGCGACCAGCGGCGGTCTGCCCTCCTACACCGAGCGCTACTACGCCCAGCCCGGCGCACCCGTCGTGATGCGCCACGTTCTCGGGTCCGGCAGCAGCGAACTGTCGGTCCAGATCATGGACCATCAGGGCACGGCCCATATCAATGTGGGTCTCGGTGCCGGAAACGCGGTCAAGTTCGCCAAGAAGGACCCCTTCGGCGTCGACCGCAACGCGAGCCCCAGCTGGCGTTCCCACAAGGGATTCGTCGGTGGCGGCGACGACACCTCGACCGGTCTGGTCCACCTGGGAGCACGGGAGTACGAACCGGCCACCGGCCGCTTCATCTCCGCGGACCCGCTTCTGGACATCGCCGACCCGATCCAGATCAACGCCTACTCCTACAGCGAGAACAACCCCGTCACCTTCGCCGACCCGACCGGCCTCGTCTCCGCGGCCCAGGGCGGAAGTAACAGCAACAGCTACAACGGCGATCAGCACGGCGGCCCCTCCAAGGAGGAGCTGTACTGGGCCCGCGACCAGATGAACCGCTCCTTGTCGAGCGTTGTCTGGGATGTTCTGTGGGAGTTCCTCCAGGAAATCAGCAATGCGAGTGCCATCGTCGCCTGCTTCACCCGGGGTGATCTCTGGAGTTGCGGCAGTCTGCTGATCGAAGCCCTTCCCGTGATGAAGGCGCTGAAGCTGGCCAAGAAGGCCTGGGACGCCGTGGGGAGACTCTTCGGAGCCATCTCCGCCTTCAAGAAGGCCCAGGAGAAGGCCCGCAAGGTCATCGAAGCGGCCCGGAAGGCCGAGGAAGCGGCGAAGAAGGCCGCGGCGGCCAAGAAGGCGGCGGCCAAGAAGGCCGCACAACTGGCGAAGAAAAAGGCTGAACAGGCAAAGCTGAGAGCTCAGAAGAAGGCAGCCCAGAAGACCGGGAACGCCGTACAGAAGGCGAAGAAGGTCCAGGCCAAGAAGTCCGAGAGGCCGCTGAGCAGGGCGCGGAACGGGGCAAAGGAGGACGCACCCAGCAAGAGCCGGGGATCGGGATCCCGTGGGGACTCCGGTCCTGGTTGCCGCACCAGCAACAGCTTCACCCCGGGCACGCAGGTCCTGATGGCGGACGGTACGACCAAGCCGATCGAAGAGGTCAGGAACGGCGACAAGGTCATCGCCACCGATCCCGAGACGGGTGAAACCGCCGTCGAGACGGTTGTCGCGGAGATCAAGGGCGAGGGCACCAAGAATCTCGTCGAGGTCACCATCGACACCGACGGGGGCAAGGGCAGCGCCACTTCGACCGTGACGGCCACAGACGGCCATCCGTTCTGGGTTCCTGAACTGAAGGAGTGGATCGACGCCACCGATCTGCAAGCGGGTAACTGGCTGCGCACCGGAGCCGGCACCCTCGTCCAGATCGCCGCGGTCGAACGCCGCACCGCCCAGGCCGCGGTTCACAACCTCACGGTCAGCGACCTCCACACGTACTATGTCTCGGCGGGTGCCGCACCGGTCCTGGTGCACAACTGCGGGGATGTTGCACTTGGTTACCAGGGAACCGGAACAGCCAAGTGGGCGGAGGGCAAGGGATTCAACCACTTCATGAAGCCCGAGTTCATCGACACCTGGAGTGGGCATGTGCAGTCCGCCATCAATAACCCGAGCGTAACCCTGCATGTGTACATGGACGGTTTCGAGGGCGGTTTCGAGGCCATGGCACAGAGGGGGCTCAGGGGCGGGGACGGAGTCCATGCCACCGAGCAGGAGATGGGCTGGATCATCCGGTCCGTGATCGGTGAACGGAGATCCTGGTCGTCCATCAAGTTCTATGACAAGGACGGCCTGGTCGAACCTCCGGAGCCGAAGTGGCACGACGGTAAATGGTACAAGGCTTGGACCCTGGAGTGGGCCTGACCTGCTGAGGCCCGAACGGGACACCTGGACAGGTGTCCCGTTCGGGCTGTTCCGGGTCTTCGGAAGGAAGGTGGAGGAGATCTCGAATCGGTCGGAAAGTCCAGGAGAATCCTTCGAGACATATTATTCCGATGTCCTGGCGTGCGGTGGGCTCGGTTCGGCGATTGTCCGGGCGGCGCGCGAAAACGGACTCGTCGTGGAGTCCGATTCGGCAGACCCCGAAGCGGAGGGGCAAGAGCTGAAGTCGGCGGTTTTTGACTCGCCGAGGGGCCCGATTACTGTGGGCGTCGGATTCGGCGAACGCAGGTTCCGGATCGTTCTGGAGAGTGGAAAACGTTTCTTCCACTGGGCATCCGGTAGCGCTCATGATCTGGTGGATGTTGCCCGAGTCATCCACTCCTGGCGGGCCGGGCTGCTGCTGGAGGGGCTTGTGGAGACCTATCCGTTCATGGCGGCGACCCGCCTCGGGCAAGGCTGGGAGAACGGGGATTTCATTACGGTTCAATGGGATATCGTCGCCGCTGACAGTGATTTCGCCGACTACAGGGAAGTAATCCGACTCATGCGTTCCAGCGAACGCTTGCGGCGCCTGTTCCCGTATTTCTCTCACTGGGTGTTGAGGCTGACGGATGATCCAGGGAATGCTGATTCCTGGACGATTTTCATTCGGCGCGACCCGGCCGGATCCTATGAGCTGTGGAGCTCGTACGGAGCCGAAGGCAGGCAGCGGTACGGCGGGGTGGAAGAACTGGTCGATGCCACTGTCGAGCTTCTGGGCGACCGGCGGGGGAGGTCGTGGCTCCCCTGAACCGGAACCCGGACTGCATCCTTCGGCCTACCGCACCTTCCACCCCGCGCATGACGCGGCCCGCCACTGCCCGAGGGACGCTGGACGTATGAAGAACGCCGTGCTGGACATCGTCGGATGGGTCGTGGGGATCCAGGGAGCCCTGGGAGCGGGAGGGCTGCTCTTCGGGGACAAGCCCTGGGGCTTCGTCCACCAGTTCTGGGATCTGTCCGTCGCCGCGTACCTCGTGCTGCTGGCCGTGGGCATCGTGCTGGTCGCGGTCGTCGAGAAGAACAAGCACAGCCGCCGCGGGGGCTGAGCCCGGCCCCGGAGCCCGGCTCGGCCCCGCCCGGCCCCGCCCCGCTCGGCTCGGCTCAGGCGATGTGTTCCGCCTCCAGGTCCGCCTCCATGCGCTGGCGGAACGCGGGCATCGCCTGGCGGAGCAGGGCCGTGCTGCGCGGGTGCGCCACACCGTGCACGTCCGCCAGGTGTATGGCGAGGACCTCGGCCTTCGGATAGTCGCCGTGATCGTGCGCGTACGCCACGAAGACGGGGTACGCAGCCTCGTAGAACGCCTCGACGTCGGCGGTGTCCTCCTGGGGCTCGTCCACGGCAGTCGGCTCCGCCTCGTCCCGCTGGTCCGGGTCGCCCAGGATCCGGGTACGGCCGCCGGGGCCCGCCGGGACGAGGATCGGCTCGGCGCCCGGCTGCTGCTCCTGCTGCGGCATCGGGACCTGCCCGTCGTACGCGGGGTTGTAACCGCCCTCGTAGTGCTCATGGCGCGGGCTCTGCCGGAACCAGGGGCTGTTGGGGCCGTCGCCGCCCTCCTCGTACTCCTGGTACTCCTGGAACCGCACATACTCCTCGTACCGCTGGCGCTCGTACTCCTGGTACTCGCGGTACGCGGCCTCCGCCGCGTCATCGGCCTCGGGCCCCTCGGGGGCCCCGGGGGTCTCCGCGTATTCAGTGGGCTCGACGTGCTCCGCGTACTCGGCTTCGAGGTGCCCGGCGGCCTCGCCGCCCTCCCGCGCGCCGTCCCGCGACCGCCGGTGCGGCTCCTGGGCAGGGGCGGCCTTCTCCAGCGCCACCACCGGCGCGGGGGCCGCGGCCAGCTCGGGCTGCTGGGGCTGGGGTGTGGGCGCGGGCGGCAGCAGGACCGGGTCCACCCCGGCCGCGGCCAGCCCGGCCGCCGCGGTGTCCGCCAGCGGTACGCCGTACTTCGCCAGCCGCAGCGGCATCAGCGACTCCACCGGAGCCTTGCGGCGCCAGGCCCGCCCGTACCGCGCCTGGAGCCGCGCCTGATAGATGAGACGTTCCTGCTCCAGCTTGATGACCTGCTCGTACGATCTCAGCTCCCACAGCTTCATCCGCCGCCACAGCTTGAACGTCGGCACCGGGGAGAGCAGCCAACGGGTCAGCCGGACGCCCTCCATATGCTTGTCGGCGGTGATGTCGGCGATCCGGCCGATGGCGTGCCGGGCCGCTTCCACCGTCACGACGAACAGCACGGGGATCACGGCGTGCATGCCGACACCGAGCGGATCCGGCCAGGACGCCGCGCCGTTGAAGGCGATCGTCGCCACGGTCAGCAGCCACGCCGTCTGACGCAGCAACGGGAACGGGATCCGCATCCACGTCAGCAGCAGATCGAGGGCGAGCAGGACACAGATACCCGCATCGATACCGATGGGGAAGACAAGGGCGAAGTCACCGAAGCCTTTTCGCTCGGCGAGATCGCGCACCGCCGCGTACGAACCGGCGAAACCGATCGCGGCGATGACCACCGCACCGGCCACGACCACCCCGATGAGTATGCGGTGTGTGCGTGTCAACTGCATCGCAGCCACCCGCGGTCTCCTTCCCGTGTGCCCAGGATCCTTGGCCGGATCAGGTGCTGGACAAGTGTTCCCGTCCGGCCAGGGGCACAGCGTGGCACATGACGGCGGAGCCCGCGCCCCTCGGGGGGAGACGCGGGCTCCGGAGCGCAATGGGGCGGCGGGGGTCGGCGGGGGTCGGCTCTCCCCGCGGGCCCTCCGGGTGGCCGTCCGAGGTCAGTTGCCGCCGGTCGCCGGCTTCTTCGTGGCCCCGTCCGCCGGCTTGGACGACGAAGCGGGCGGCCCGCCCGCCTTGTTCGCCGCGCCGACCGACGCCACGGCCTCCTTCGCGGCCTTGGTGGCGTCCGCCGAGATCTCCGCGATCGACGGGGACTTGGCGCCCGCCATGCCCGCGCCGTTGTACGTGAGCGTCACGACGACATTGTCGATCCGGGAGACGATCGCCGTATACGTGAAGTCGGAGCCGACCTTGCGCAGGGTGTACGTCACGGCCGTGGCCTCGTTGCCGATTCCCGCCGCGGGAGCGGACTTCAGCGAGCCGGCGCCCGGCACGGTCTTCGCCTTGGTGACTTCCTTGGTGTAGTTCTCCTTGGCGCGCTGCTCACCGCTGGCCTTGAGCGCCTCCTCGGAGTCGTACCGCAGGAAGGAGACGTCCAGCCAGCGGTACTGCGTGCCCTTCAGACCGTTGTCGTCGCTGCCCTTCCAGTGGCAGTTGGCCCGGGCCAGCAGATCGGCGGAGCGGCCCGCGGTGCCGGCCTTGGGGGAGGCGCCGGGCACCAGGTCCTTCACCGACTTCGAGGTGACGGCGCCGCAGGCGCTGGGCAGCTTCGTATACACCGCCGGGGCCACCGTGTCCGGCTTGCCCGGGTCCGAGCCGCTGCCGGAGCCGTCGCCCTCACCCTCGGGGGCGGTCGACGCCGCACCGGACGCCTTGGCCTTGTCGGTCTCCTTCTTGCCGCCGTCGCCACCGCCGTCGCCGGAGTCCGACGAGCAGCCGGCGACGGCGAGCAGCAGCGGGAGGGCCGCGCAGGCGAGTATGCGGGTCAGTCGCGGGGCTGATCGGTGCATGGTTCCTTCAAGTCGTTGGTCGTACGGTCGGGCACCGGCTCCCGCCGGGCTCGGGCTTCCAGCTCGTCCTGCTTACTGCTCTCTGCTCTCTGTTCCCTGCTCTCTGTCTCCTGCCAGGCCACCGTACGCGGATCGGGGACCGGCGTGGGGTGCCTGTGGACAGCGGGCGGCAGGGCGGCGGCGCGGTCAGTCGCCGAACTTCTTGACCAGGCTCCGGGCCACGCTCTGCGCCTTGTCCTGGAGTTCCTTGCCGTCGGGAGGCTCGGCGGCGACGCCGGACTGTTCCACATAGACGACGGTCACGATGACATTGGATGTGCGGAACACCACGCTCACGGTCCGGCGCTGGGCGGTGGAACCGGCGCCCGGGGTGCTGGTGACGTCATTGAGGAACGCGGCGTCGCCGAGGTCGTCGAGTACCCGGCGGCCGGGCGGCTCCGCGGTCTCCTCGCCATCGGTCCCGGTCCCGGTCCCGGTCCCGGTGCCGGTGCCGGTGGACGCCGTGGACGAGGTGGCGGCGGCGGGCGGGCCCGCGGTCTGCGGGCCCGTACCGCTCGGGGCGCCCGTCCCCGTACTCGCGGAGCTGCCGGAGGTCGTACCCGTACCGTCCGATCTGCTCGATTCGGTCAGCGGCACCCCGGCCGCGAGCTGCTTCCCCTCGAACACCTTCTGTGCCCGGTCGTCGTCGCTGACCGCCGCCGCGTAGGAGACGACCCGCTCGAAGTCGAGGCTGAAGGTCCGCGAGGAGTCCGGCGCCTTGGCCGCCCAGGAGCAGCCGACCCTGCGGTCGGTGTCATAGGTGCTCATGGGCGCGCCCCGGAGCGCCTTGCCCTGCTGCTCCTCCGGCAGCTCGGTCAGCCCGGGCAGCAGGTCCTTGAGCGTGGAACGCCCGATGGAACCGCACGGTTCGAGGAGGTTGCGGTACTTGCCGGGGGGCGCGGAGACCGCCGTACCGGCGCCGGCCTTGGAGTTCACGGGACCCGTGCTGCCCGTGCCGTCACTGGTACAGCCGGTGGTGAGTGCCGCGAATCCCACGACGGCCGCCGCCGTGCGGCCGGTGATGCCTGAGATTCCGGTGGTTCCGGTGGCATACGCCCTGCGTCGCACGGTCCCGGGCTCCCTTCGTGCTGGAAAAGCTGTTGCCGCCGTACGGCGGCCGGTGGACACAATGTCTATCGCACACGCGGTCGTGACGCCGGTCCGCTGGGTTCTGCGCGGGCGTCGGCGCCGGTTCCGCGTTTCACTGATCTTGAGGATATTCCGGGGGACGGGGAGAAGGGGGATACCCATGTCATATGTAGAGGTTCCGGGGGAGCAGGTTCCCATCCGGATGTGGACGGATCCGGCAGGCGTCGAGGACGTCGCCATGGCACAGCTCCGCAATGTCGCCACACTTCCCTGGATCAAGGGGCTCGCGGTCATGCCGGACGTGCATTACGGCAAGGGCGCCACGGTCGGGTCCGTGATCGCGATGAAGGACGCGGTGTGCCCGGCCGCGGTCGGCGTCGACATCGGCTGCGGAATGTCCGCGGTGAAGTCCTCGCTCACGGCGAACGACCTGCCCGGTGATCTCTCCGGGCTGCGGTCGCGGATCGAGCAGGCGATCCCGGTCGGCCGCGGGATGCACGGCGAGCCGGTCGACACGGGACGGGTGTACGGATTCGGCTCCACCGCTTCGCCGGAGGGCTGGAGCGACTTCTGGGACCGCTTCGACACCGTCGCCGACGCGGTGAAGTTCCGCCGTGAGCGGGCGCTCCAGCAGATGGGCACCCTCGGCTCGGGCAATCACTTCGTCGAGGTCTGCCTGGACGAGGAGGGCGCGGTCTGGCTGATGCTGCACTCCGGCTCCCGCAACATCGGCAAGGAGCTGGCCGACCACCACATCGGGGTCGCCCGTGACCTCGAGCACAATCAGGGCCTGGTCGACGCCGATCTGGCGGTGTTCCTCGCGGAGACCCCGGAGATGGGCGCGTACCGGAACGATCTGTTCTGGGCGCAGGAGTACGCCAAGTACAACCGCGCGGTCATGATGGGCCTGCTCCAGGAGGTCGTCCGGGGCCAGTTCCGCAAGGCCAAGGTCACCTTCGGCGAGGTCATCTCCTGCCACCACAACTACGTGTCGGAGGAGCGGTACGACGGAATGGACCTGCTGGTCACCCGGAAGGGCGCGATCCGCGCGGGCTCCGGCGACTACGGGATCATCCCCGGCTCCATGGGCACCGGCTCGTACATCGTGCGCGGTCTGGGCAACGAGAAGTCCTTCAACTCCGCTTCCCACGGCGCGGGCCGCC is part of the Streptomyces qinzhouensis genome and harbors:
- a CDS encoding DUF2637 domain-containing protein, which translates into the protein MAAMQLTRTHRILIGVVVAGAVVIAAIGFAGSYAAVRDLAERKGFGDFALVFPIGIDAGICVLLALDLLLTWMRIPFPLLRQTAWLLTVATIAFNGAASWPDPLGVGMHAVIPVLFVVTVEAARHAIGRIADITADKHMEGVRLTRWLLSPVPTFKLWRRMKLWELRSYEQVIKLEQERLIYQARLQARYGRAWRRKAPVESLMPLRLAKYGVPLADTAAAGLAAAGVDPVLLPPAPTPQPQQPELAAAPAPVVALEKAAPAQEPHRRSRDGAREGGEAAGHLEAEYAEHVEPTEYAETPGAPEGPEADDAAEAAYREYQEYERQRYEEYVRFQEYQEYEEGGDGPNSPWFRQSPRHEHYEGGYNPAYDGQVPMPQQEQQPGAEPILVPAGPGGRTRILGDPDQRDEAEPTAVDEPQEDTADVEAFYEAAYPVFVAYAHDHGDYPKAEVLAIHLADVHGVAHPRSTALLRQAMPAFRQRMEADLEAEHIA
- a CDS encoding RtcB family protein, with protein sequence MSYVEVPGEQVPIRMWTDPAGVEDVAMAQLRNVATLPWIKGLAVMPDVHYGKGATVGSVIAMKDAVCPAAVGVDIGCGMSAVKSSLTANDLPGDLSGLRSRIEQAIPVGRGMHGEPVDTGRVYGFGSTASPEGWSDFWDRFDTVADAVKFRRERALQQMGTLGSGNHFVEVCLDEEGAVWLMLHSGSRNIGKELADHHIGVARDLEHNQGLVDADLAVFLAETPEMGAYRNDLFWAQEYAKYNRAVMMGLLQEVVRGQFRKAKVTFGEVISCHHNYVSEERYDGMDLLVTRKGAIRAGSGDYGIIPGSMGTGSYIVRGLGNEKSFNSASHGAGRRMSRNQAKKRFSTQDLEDQTRGVECRKDSGVVDEIPSAYKPIEQVIQAQTDLVEVVAKLKQVVCVKG
- a CDS encoding DUF6193 family natural product biosynthesis protein — its product is MEEISNRSESPGESFETYYSDVLACGGLGSAIVRAARENGLVVESDSADPEAEGQELKSAVFDSPRGPITVGVGFGERRFRIVLESGKRFFHWASGSAHDLVDVARVIHSWRAGLLLEGLVETYPFMAATRLGQGWENGDFITVQWDIVAADSDFADYREVIRLMRSSERLRRLFPYFSHWVLRLTDDPGNADSWTIFIRRDPAGSYELWSSYGAEGRQRYGGVEELVDATVELLGDRRGRSWLP
- a CDS encoding DUF3558 domain-containing protein — its product is MHRSAPRLTRILACAALPLLLAVAGCSSDSGDGGGDGGKKETDKAKASGAASTAPEGEGDGSGSGSDPGKPDTVAPAVYTKLPSACGAVTSKSVKDLVPGASPKAGTAGRSADLLARANCHWKGSDDNGLKGTQYRWLDVSFLRYDSEEALKASGEQRAKENYTKEVTKAKTVPGAGSLKSAPAAGIGNEATAVTYTLRKVGSDFTYTAIVSRIDNVVVTLTYNGAGMAGAKSPSIAEISADATKAAKEAVASVGAANKAGGPPASSSKPADGATKKPATGGN
- a CDS encoding DUF3558 domain-containing protein; amino-acid sequence: MRRRAYATGTTGISGITGRTAAAVVGFAALTTGCTSDGTGSTGPVNSKAGAGTAVSAPPGKYRNLLEPCGSIGRSTLKDLLPGLTELPEEQQGKALRGAPMSTYDTDRRVGCSWAAKAPDSSRTFSLDFERVVSYAAAVSDDDRAQKVFEGKQLAAGVPLTESSRSDGTGTTSGSSASTGTGAPSGTGPQTAGPPAAATSSTASTGTGTGTGTGTGTDGEETAEPPGRRVLDDLGDAAFLNDVTSTPGAGSTAQRRTVSVVFRTSNVIVTVVYVEQSGVAAEPPDGKELQDKAQSVARSLVKKFGD